One segment of Maridesulfovibrio bastinii DSM 16055 DNA contains the following:
- a CDS encoding DegT/DnrJ/EryC1/StrS family aminotransferase produces the protein MSTDRSKRIYLSPPHMGGSEQKYIAEAFESNFIAPLGPQVNGFEKDFSEISGFKHCAALTSGTAAMHLALRILGVSSGDVVIASDLTFIGSVSPVTFLGAEPVFVDSDYETWNMDPELLDKAIKSCIAEGRTPKAVVPTDLYGQCADYDRILEVLKPYSIPLVIDAAESVGSMYKGKFAGKGAFAAVYSFNGNKIITSSGGGMLASDDEETIEKARWLSQQAREPKPYYEHNEIGYNYRMSNVVAAIGRGQLEVLEERVRRKREIFDFYEQRLASHKGLSFMPDPDFGKSNRWLTVMLIDSSLFGATPEEIRLALEKENIESRPVWNPMHRQPVFKNCQTFGGKVGEDLFEHGLCLPCGTAMTADELELVVSTILNCRK, from the coding sequence GTGTCTACCGATCGTTCCAAAAGAATATACCTCTCCCCGCCCCACATGGGTGGCAGCGAACAAAAATATATTGCCGAAGCTTTTGAAAGCAACTTCATTGCCCCTCTAGGACCGCAGGTTAACGGCTTTGAAAAGGACTTTTCAGAAATTTCAGGATTCAAACATTGCGCGGCACTGACAAGTGGAACAGCCGCCATGCATCTGGCTCTGCGCATTCTGGGGGTTAGCTCCGGAGATGTTGTCATCGCATCAGACCTGACTTTTATCGGCAGCGTCAGCCCGGTAACTTTTCTTGGAGCTGAACCTGTCTTTGTGGACTCAGACTATGAGACATGGAACATGGACCCCGAACTGCTGGATAAAGCCATAAAATCCTGCATAGCCGAAGGCCGCACACCGAAAGCGGTAGTACCGACCGATCTTTACGGGCAATGCGCTGACTATGACCGCATTCTGGAAGTACTGAAACCTTACTCCATACCGCTTGTAATTGATGCGGCAGAATCAGTAGGCTCCATGTACAAGGGTAAATTCGCTGGCAAAGGAGCATTTGCCGCAGTTTATTCCTTCAATGGAAATAAAATTATCACCTCATCAGGTGGCGGAATGCTCGCCTCTGACGATGAAGAAACAATAGAAAAAGCCCGCTGGCTCTCCCAGCAGGCGCGTGAGCCTAAACCGTATTATGAGCACAATGAAATCGGTTACAACTACCGTATGAGCAATGTCGTCGCGGCAATCGGGCGCGGCCAGCTTGAGGTGCTTGAAGAGCGTGTCCGCCGTAAACGTGAGATTTTTGATTTTTATGAGCAGAGGCTGGCTTCCCACAAAGGTTTGAGCTTTATGCCCGATCCTGACTTTGGCAAAAGCAACCGCTGGCTCACAGTAATGCTGATAGACAGCAGTCTTTTTGGGGCAACTCCTGAAGAGATAAGGCTGGCTCTTGAAAAAGAAAATATTGAATCACGTCCGGTCTGGAATCCAATGCATCGCCAACCGGTATTCAAAAATTGTCAGACTTTTGGTGGAAAGGTCGGGGAGGACCTTTTTGAACACGGTTTATGCCTGCCATGCGGGACAGCAATGACCGCAGATGAGCTTGAGCTTGTGGTCTCCACTATTTTGAATTGCAGGAAATAA
- a CDS encoding polysaccharide biosynthesis protein, producing the protein MLNSLRNAKFYLMVVLDLIIFALSFFAAYLFRFDFQPPLYATTQCLNLLKYVLFIKFAVFLVMGLYRGMWRYTGLRDLWHILEATFLQSVILITLVLYKFGFSGFSRGIFIIDWLITVFMVGGLRVTIRSFYAYHDGIQLNKKGTSNGEGTNVIIIGAGRAGEKVVREIISTNHRKYIPVGFIDDDGSKKGRTIHGIPVLGSLTDLPEAINRKSVKEILIAVTEASGEQMREIIEACKKTGLPYKILPGMEEIIDGKVGIKALRDVSYQDLLGRSPVQLDSTRISRYISGKTILITGCGGSIGSELVRQVIRFNPARIILVDASEANLYAIQMELHHEFKFREYVTVLGGVQDRELMDKVFGTHKPQTVFHAAAYKHVPMLERNPWQAVANNICGTRNIMEMADRHGVDRFVTVSTDKAVRPTNIMGASKRITELLMRMFKESKTTFMAVRFGNVIGSSGSVIPLFRRQIELGGPVTVTHPDVTRYFMSISEAAQLILQAGVMAEGGEIFILEMGKPVKIAEMAHDLIRLSGKEPETDIKIIFTGLRAGEKLYEELITEGEGIVRTEHEKIMVLKAFNFDQKAYARELEGMLSKLSDAAEKLDGEKVRAVMHKIVPEFDEEG; encoded by the coding sequence ATGTTAAACAGTCTACGTAATGCAAAATTTTATCTCATGGTTGTTCTGGACCTGATAATTTTTGCACTGTCATTTTTTGCGGCATATTTGTTCCGATTTGATTTTCAGCCGCCCTTATATGCTACCACCCAGTGTTTAAACCTGCTCAAGTACGTTCTATTTATAAAATTCGCTGTGTTTTTAGTGATGGGGCTTTATCGCGGAATGTGGAGATACACCGGATTGCGTGACCTCTGGCACATACTGGAAGCAACATTTTTACAGTCGGTTATCCTAATCACGCTGGTACTTTACAAGTTCGGATTCAGCGGATTCTCGCGCGGTATATTCATCATCGACTGGCTGATTACAGTTTTCATGGTAGGTGGTTTAAGAGTCACCATAAGATCATTTTATGCCTATCATGATGGAATACAGCTTAATAAAAAAGGGACTTCCAATGGTGAAGGGACAAATGTCATTATCATCGGAGCCGGAAGAGCCGGAGAAAAAGTTGTCAGAGAAATCATAAGTACAAACCATCGTAAATATATTCCTGTAGGTTTTATTGATGATGACGGCTCCAAAAAAGGACGCACAATACACGGAATCCCGGTCCTTGGTTCGCTCACAGACTTACCCGAAGCGATAAACCGTAAATCGGTCAAAGAAATCCTTATCGCAGTGACCGAGGCCAGCGGGGAGCAGATGCGCGAGATCATCGAAGCCTGCAAAAAAACCGGACTGCCGTATAAAATCCTGCCCGGAATGGAAGAAATTATTGACGGTAAGGTCGGAATCAAGGCCCTGCGTGATGTAAGCTATCAGGACCTTCTGGGCCGTTCTCCCGTTCAACTCGATAGTACAAGAATAAGCAGATATATTTCTGGAAAGACAATACTGATCACCGGCTGCGGTGGTTCCATTGGTTCTGAACTCGTAAGGCAGGTTATCCGCTTTAATCCGGCAAGAATTATCCTTGTTGATGCAAGTGAAGCCAACCTTTATGCCATTCAGATGGAACTCCATCATGAGTTTAAATTTCGTGAATATGTAACTGTTCTCGGCGGGGTTCAGGACCGTGAGCTGATGGATAAGGTTTTTGGAACGCATAAACCGCAGACTGTGTTCCATGCCGCGGCCTACAAGCATGTTCCAATGCTGGAAAGAAATCCGTGGCAGGCTGTTGCCAACAACATCTGCGGCACCAGAAATATTATGGAGATGGCCGACAGACACGGCGTAGACCGTTTTGTCACTGTTTCTACGGATAAAGCAGTTCGCCCCACAAACATAATGGGCGCGTCCAAGAGGATAACTGAACTGCTGATGCGCATGTTTAAGGAGTCGAAAACAACATTCATGGCCGTAAGATTCGGAAACGTGATCGGATCATCCGGCTCGGTAATCCCGCTGTTCAGACGGCAGATAGAGCTGGGCGGACCGGTTACAGTGACCCATCCTGATGTGACCAGATATTTTATGTCCATTTCAGAAGCAGCCCAGTTGATACTACAGGCCGGAGTAATGGCCGAGGGCGGAGAAATATTCATTCTGGAAATGGGCAAACCTGTTAAAATTGCTGAGATGGCCCACGATCTTATCCGGCTTTCAGGCAAAGAACCGGAAACAGATATTAAAATCATTTTCACAGGACTAAGAGCCGGAGAAAAGCTCTATGAAGAACTTATCACCGAAGGTGAAGGGATTGTCCGCACTGAACATGAAAAAATAATGGTTTTAAAAGCATTCAACTTCGACCAGAAAGCATACGCCAGAGAACTTGAAGGGATGCTTTCAAAACTTTCAGATGCAGCGGAAAAACTGGATGGCGAAAAAGTTCGGGCGGTTATGCATAAGATCGTTCCAGAGTTTGATGAAGAGGGATGA
- a CDS encoding winged helix-turn-helix domain-containing protein produces the protein MLKELFTSKTRIKLLLKLFLNPDVSSYLRELAAEFDVSPNAMKEELDGLSEAGYLNKKKEGRYIFYNANSSHPFFPEISSIVRKYVGIDRILEYILSTMGKVDSVYILDDYARGMDSGIIDVLIIANETDSERIADLQAKAEKAIKRKIRLMTLDTAEFENTKDIYLRRPHWKIV, from the coding sequence ATGCTTAAAGAACTTTTTACGTCTAAAACAAGAATAAAGCTTCTGCTTAAGCTTTTTCTAAATCCGGATGTTTCCTCATATCTGAGGGAGCTTGCAGCCGAGTTTGATGTTTCTCCCAATGCGATGAAGGAGGAATTAGACGGGCTTAGCGAAGCCGGATATCTGAACAAAAAAAAAGAGGGAAGGTATATATTCTATAATGCCAATTCATCCCACCCTTTTTTCCCGGAAATAAGTTCCATCGTCCGCAAATACGTAGGTATCGACCGGATTCTTGAATATATTCTTTCAACCATGGGAAAGGTCGATTCAGTATATATTCTTGACGATTATGCGCGGGGAATGGATTCCGGAATAATTGATGTTCTGATTATTGCGAATGAGACTGATTCCGAACGTATCGCCGATCTGCAGGCCAAAGCGGAAAAGGCCATCAAACGTAAGATCAGACTGATGACCCTGGACACAGCAGAGTTTGAAAACACAAAAGACATTTATTTAAGACGGCCACATTGGAAAATCGTCTGA